Proteins encoded in a region of the Uloborus diversus isolate 005 chromosome 1, Udiv.v.3.1, whole genome shotgun sequence genome:
- the LOC129233021 gene encoding cuticle protein 16.8-like: protein MLSLVILCCLLFSGVRGQVSTTLSSTSTTAQVESENELGQTESALIPESQTNYNTYQLAAQQQRPTYVTGRDAQGYFPYAFQYVAQCEDGSSSRQESSDGNGRVVGSYTLAVEDGRRRVVDYVADQDGFRATVDTNEPGTDVQNPADVVFHSASLGGRSNHVAHAPTNTYRPTTSYRQYPSRFYSQAHVARPNYYPVDNHYYPYNYDSHAYQHYGGHNGQASANYYYNDQRYHWH, encoded by the exons ATG ctTTCCCTTGTGATATTGTGTTGCCTTCTCTTCTCGGGTGTCCGGGGGCAAGTTTCAACAACTCTTTCATCAACTTCCACAACCGCGCAAGTTGAATCAGAGAATGAGCTTGGGCAGACTGAATCAGCTTTAATACCAGAGAGCCAAACCAATTACAAT ACTTATCAACTAGCAGCTCAGCAGCAACGTCCTACCTATGTCACGGGTCGTGATGCCCAAGGCTACTTTCCCTACGCGTTCCAATACGTAGCTCAATGTGAAGATGGTTCCAGTTCACGACAGGAGTCTTCAGATGGCAACGGACGGGTCGTTGGGTCCTACACATTGGCTGTCGAAGATGGCAGACGAAGAGTAGTCGACTATGTGGCCGATCAG GATGGCTTCAGAGCAACTGTGGACACAAATGAACCAGGAACCGATGTGCAGAATCCGGCCGACGTTGTCTTCCATTCTGCAAGCCTGGGGGGTCGATCGAACCATGTTGCCCACGCTCCCACCAACACTTACAGGCCAACAACTTCTTACAGGCAATATCCAAGCAGATTCTACAGTCAGGCTCATGTTGCTAGACCTAATTATTATCCAGTTGATAATCATTATTACCCCTATAACTATGATTCTCATGCCTATCAGCACTATGGAGGACACAATGGCCAAGCATCGGCAAATTATTATTACAACGACCAAAGATACCACTGGCACTGA